The sequence below is a genomic window from Bradyrhizobium septentrionale.
CCGGCGGCAGTTCGACCGCTCGATTTTGCCGCGCTCCTGCCTGACAGGCTGGCGGCGCCTGCGACGCCGCCGGCGCCGAACGATGCCGCCTTGGTCGCGCCACGCAGTTGCGTGGTCCCTGCCGGGGCCGCGTGACCGGATGACACTGCCCGGGTCGCGCCTCGCAGCGGCGTGGAGCCGGCGAAGGTGATGCGGCCGAACGACGACGCCTTCGACAAGGCCCCCATCTGGGTACTTCCGCCAGAGTTGGCCTTGCCGAATGCCCTGCCCGCAGTCGCAACCGCGAGCGAGGCGCGCCCCGAAGGCGCGGCCTTGCCGAACGAGACCGAGATCGACGTCGCTCGAAGCGAGGTGCGGCCCGTGAATGCGCCACGCCCGAAGGTCCTTGCGGTGCCCTTCGCCTGCAGCGCGCGCGGGGTGGACCACCCGCCGAGAGCCTGCCGGCCGATTGCGTCAAAGCCGAGTAGAGACATGCCTCTGACGCTTCCTCGCCGGCTATAGCTCCGCGGTTAGCAGGAGGTTGACGTTCGGCGATACGAACAGGTTGCCGTTGTCGCCTTGGCTACCGCTGTAGGCGGCAGTGCTGGAGAACCGCAGCAGGCCGCCGCGCGCAGACCCGCCAGAGAGCGATACCGAGATCGTGCCGGCGTTGGTCAGGAACCCGGGAACGTTGTTGTCGAAGAACGCCACGACATTGCCGGAGGTCGGGTTCGATGCCTGCCACGTCGGCGTCGTTCCGACAAAGCCAAACGGCGGTATCCGCATCGGCAGCGGCAGCCATACCGGGATGTCGATGGTTGTGGATGACGTCTTTGCGCCAAGAGAAGGAAGGACGATCGAGGTTCCCAGCCCCACCTGTCCCTGCAAAACCGGGTACAGGTAGCGATAGGCGAGCATCAACTCGTCGGACGGATCGCGAAAGAAGATCGGTGGCGGGAAGCTCGTCAAGCCAGCAGGAAACGACGGGGTCGGTTGGAGATCGACCTCGGTGATGGCGATGGTCTTGGTGTTGGCGTTAAGCGCGCCGAAATCGAACCAGACCTCATAACCGTTCTTGGCATTCGGGGAGACCAAGAAGGTGAGCGCCACACGGACTACACCGTTGTTCGGGATGCTCTGAAACGAGACCGCGTTGAGATCGTTGGTCGCAGTCGTCCAGTTGTCGACGGCGTTGGGGAACGCGGCGCCGGCGGTCGGCGTGATCGTGGCGCCGCTGTTGTTGGTGATGAGCGCCTGCAGGGTGCAGCGTCGACCGGCGAGCTTGGCGGCCTTGTTCGACTCGATGCGCTGCATGAGCTGCACATCGGTGTTGCTGGTCGCGCCGGTGATCTGCGCGGCCCATTGCGAGTTTCCAGTAGCGAAAACCTGGGCAATCGTGCAGGCGGCACCGACCGAATCCAGCATCCAGCCGTCCGGACCATACTGGAAGGTTCCGGTCCCGGTGTTGGTGAACGACGTGCCGCGCTGCCAGATGTCGAAGCAGCCGTTGCGCAGCGCGTTGGTGTCGCCCCTCAGCGTATTGAGGTCTGCCGACAGTGCGCCGATGCCGACGATCGGGGTGGTCGAGAAGCTGATCTTCGCCGTCGTACCGAGCGAGTTAGCCAGCACAATCTGGCGGCCGAGCGTCGTGCCCGACCACGTTCCGATGCCGATCTCCCACTGGGTGAGATCGGCGCTTTCGGCGCGGTAGCTGTAGCTCGCGCTGGTGATGGCGCCAGCGGTGCTCGGGGTCTGGTAGCCGGCAAGCGCGCTTCCGACGGTGAAGTCCGCGGTTCCGGCCACGCCGGAGATGAACCGGCAGACGTCGAGGAAGGAACTTGCCATCGGGTGAGCCTGTGCGGGCTCAGGCCAGGCTGAGCGTCATGCTGGATGCGGAGAACTGCGCCGTGATGCCGCCCGGCATCGACTGCGATGCGACCTTGCGCACCGAGCCCGAGCCCGACGCCGAGGTGTTGACGCCGGTGACGTTGAAGGTGTCCGCGGTGACGCCGGCGACCGTCTGCAGGCCGGTGTAGCTGCCGGCCGAGAAGGTCGGCGCGGTGCCGCCGTACTCGGTCGAGAAGATGAAGCTGTCGCCGTTGGCGTAGCCGTGCGCCTTCGCGGTGATGACGCCGGGAGATGCAGCCGTGACGGTCGCGGGCAGCCAGCTGAACTGGCCCATGTAATCCCAGAACGTCAGGTTGCCCGCGCTCGATGCGTCGAAGAGGCCCCACGCAATCAGCGTGCCCCAGCCGGTGGACGTCGAGGCCGCAAACGTGACCTGCGCACCGTTCGAGGCCGACACCGGCGCAGATCCAGTGGCGTCCGGGAAGGCGCTGTACGTGATGCTGTCGCCGGACGAGATGGCGAAGGCTGCGTTTGCGGTCAGGGTGACCGTGGTGGCGCCGACCAACTGCACCGTCCCGACGACATTGCCGGTCGTGGCGTCGCGCGCCTGCATTCCGACGGTGACCCAGGAGGGCACCGCCGAATGCGTGATGGTCGGGCTCGCGGTGGTGGTGGCTGCCGTCGTTGCAACGGAGCCAGCCACCTGCACGCGCGCGTAGCCGTTGCCCGCGACCTCGGTGAAGCCGGTGCCTGCGTCGGTACCGACCGCCGTGAACAGCGCGAGCCAGACACCGGTCAGGGCC
It includes:
- a CDS encoding phage tail fiber protein; the protein is MTGFTDYSAKNALNYLTGAKAMPALTGVWLALFTAVGTDAGTGFTEVAGNGYARVQVAGSVATTAATTTASPTITHSAVPSWVTVGMQARDATTGNVVGTVQLVGATTVTLTANAAFAISSGDSITYSAFPDATGSAPVSASNGAQVTFAASTSTGWGTLIAWGLFDASSAGNLTFWDYMGQFSWLPATVTAASPGVITAKAHGYANGDSFIFSTEYGGTAPTFSAGSYTGLQTVAGVTADTFNVTGVNTSASGSGSVRKVASQSMPGGITAQFSASSMTLSLA